A stretch of Verrucomicrobiia bacterium DNA encodes these proteins:
- a CDS encoding tetratricopeptide repeat protein — MSRFVNLELGGESEDCTGQGAKELIKGEAYYLAEARTAFESGNFEQALRYYSKVLEFNPENAGAWTGQVRMLIELGEFREAKLWADKALERFPSEPELLAAKAVALARSGDLHGAMAFSDASIEERGDTAYIWLARGDVLLARKEQRADYCFEKAGTLAPQDWFTAWLAGRIRYFYKQFALALKSFQRAVELNAGHFLVWFELGRCQNTLGLAGAAKASLSQAMQLNPAFREASLEMIRTEKVGALARLRGWWNQQGRKGD, encoded by the coding sequence ATGAGCCGTTTTGTTAATCTTGAATTGGGAGGAGAATCGGAGGATTGCACCGGCCAGGGCGCAAAGGAGTTGATCAAAGGGGAGGCGTATTATCTGGCGGAAGCCCGGACGGCATTTGAGTCAGGGAATTTCGAGCAGGCGCTGCGCTACTATTCCAAAGTGTTGGAGTTCAATCCGGAAAATGCCGGGGCGTGGACGGGCCAGGTCCGGATGTTGATCGAGCTTGGGGAGTTCCGCGAAGCAAAGCTTTGGGCTGACAAGGCGCTCGAGCGTTTTCCCAGTGAGCCGGAACTGCTTGCCGCAAAAGCGGTCGCTCTCGCGCGCAGCGGAGATCTGCATGGCGCAATGGCTTTCTCTGATGCATCGATCGAGGAGCGCGGCGACACTGCATACATCTGGCTCGCGCGCGGCGATGTTTTGCTGGCCCGAAAGGAACAGCGGGCCGATTATTGTTTTGAAAAGGCGGGGACGCTTGCGCCGCAGGATTGGTTTACTGCGTGGCTCGCGGGCCGGATTCGATATTTTTACAAGCAGTTCGCGCTCGCATTGAAGAGCTTTCAGCGGGCAGTGGAATTGAATGCGGGCCATTTTCTTGTGTGGTTTGAACTGGGGCGCTGCCAGAATACGCTCGGCCTCGCCGGTGCGGCGAAGGCATCATTGAGCCAGGCGATGCAATTGAACCCTGCTTTTCGCGAGGCCAGCCTGGAGATGATCCGCACGGAAAAGGTGGGAGCGCTGGCGCGGCTCCGCGGCTGGTGGAATCAACAGGGCAGGAAAGGCGATTAA